In a genomic window of Styela clava chromosome 7, kaStyClav1.hap1.2, whole genome shotgun sequence:
- the LOC120329099 gene encoding NADH dehydrogenase [ubiquinone] 1 beta subcomplex subunit 5, mitochondrial-like yields MLLSKLSSSLSRAKSLPLIVRGKPIIRQPVRYGGHKKILYTFVSKQNSRDFIKHMKFYTALGLVPSLLLMFYTSYVVGEAELYDYDMDQYEPEFYEFFAHPITRFLARYCMEDPKLSYYKDIYAIELETSWTRLGKLCDAVEEMEGNAQFRRWQISTGIIDNAKTREKLEEYIEEHGIETVGRRD; encoded by the exons ATGCTTCTGTCAAAGTTATCTTCATCCTTGTCTAGAGCTAAAAGTCTTCCTCTCATTGTGCGAGGCAAACCCATCATAAGGC aaCCTGTGCGATATGGAGGTCATAAAAAAATTCTCTATACTTTCGTTTCCAAACAGAATTCAAGGGACTTTATTAAGCACATG AAATTCTACACAGCACTTGGCTTAGTTCCATCACTTCTTCTAATGTTTTACACTTCGTATGTGGTTGGCGAAGCAGAACTTTATGACTATGACATGGATCAATACGAACCAGAGTTCTATGAATTTTTCGCA CATCCAATAACCAGGTTCCTAGCAAGATACTGCATGGAAGATCCAAAATTGTCTTACTACAAGGATATTTATGCTATCGAATTGGAAACATCATGGACACGTCTGgg TAAATTATGTGACGCTGTAGAAGAAATGGAGGGAAATGCCCAATTTCGTCGCTGGCAAATTAGCACTGGTATAATTGACAATGCTAAGACAAGAGAAAAATTAGAGGAATATATTGAAGAACATGGCATAGAAACTGTTGGAAGAAGAGACTGA